The Candidatus Kryptonium sp. nucleotide sequence GGCTGTAGATATGTATTACATTGTAGTTTATGATGTTGAAGAGAAGAGGGTTGCCAAGGTTTGCAAGCTTTTGCGCAAGTATTTGCATTGGGTTCAGAATTCAGTTTTTGAGGGGGAATTAAGTGATGGTAAGTTTATGGAGTTGAAATATAGGTTGTTTGAATTAATTGATCCTGAGG carries:
- the cas2 gene encoding CRISPR-associated endonuclease Cas2, encoding MYYIVVYDVEEKRVAKVCKLLRKYLHWVQNSVFEGELSDGKFMELKYRLFELIDPEVDSVIIYALQGRWRNREVIGLNKNVAGNVI